Proteins found in one Triticum urartu cultivar G1812 chromosome 4, Tu2.1, whole genome shotgun sequence genomic segment:
- the LOC125553842 gene encoding ribosomal protein S7, mitochondrial-like encodes MIDGKRTRVHAIVYKTFHRLAQTKRDVIKLMVDAVDNIKPICEVVKVGVAGTIFDVPGIVARDRQQTLAIRWILGAAFKRRISYMISLEKCSFAEILDAYRKRGISRKRRENLHGLASTNRSFAHFRWW; translated from the coding sequence ATGATCGATGGTAAAAGAACGAGAGTTCATGCTATTGTTTATAAAACTTTTCACCGCCTAGCTCAAACTAAACGCGATGTAATAAAACTTATGGTTGACGCCGTAGATAATATAAAGCCAATATGCGAAGTGGTCAAAGTAGGAGTAGCAGGTACTATTTTTGATGTTCCTGGGATTGTAGCCAGGGATCGTCAACAAACCTTAGCTATTCGTTGGATCCTTGGAGCAGCTTTCAAACGACGTATAAGCTACATGATAAGCTTAGAGAAATGTTCATTTGCTGAGATACTGGATGCTTACCGAAAGAGGGGAATTTCACGTAAGAGAAGGGAGAATCTTCATGGACTGGCTTCCACCAATCGGAGTTTCGCGCATTTCAGATGGTGGTAA